A region from the Nonlabens sp. YIK11 genome encodes:
- a CDS encoding M28 family peptidase → MRAKSHVTSAFSFLVLIAMIWYAFHSQTPSGSVENNLPANEWSTARALAHVKELSKAPHYVGSKAHEENRIYIKRQLEKMGLKVEIQTGFTIDEYGNLARPSNIISRIPGTGNTGDAIALMTHYDSDPHSSLGASDAASGVATILEGIRAYLTDKKPVNDIIIIITDAEELGLNGADYFVNNHRYTKDIKMILNFESRGSGGPSYMLVETNGGNRKIIDAFKAADVEYPVTNSLAYSIYKKLPNDTDLTVMREDGDINGLNFAFIGDHIDYHTQLDNYENLDRNTLAHQGSYLMPLLDYFAATDLSDGFKTKVGTDDIYFPLPVLGMVSFPFSWMSILIIISGILLLGLIIYGIAKKRISLGQMLVGFIPFLGSLALSYLVPTYTWQAIRTSPFYVEQSSVFPATGYLWVAATAFFGIAVAFLLYHFFYNKTRVASHSVAPLILLWIICLLLAFPVGDSGLVPAAYLPGAGFFIIPLICGLFLLWLNIYQKRPSYLIMLLLAIPTIFIFVPFVVAFPVALGMNILFVAAVLSVLVFGLLVPILGHYRKKKLLAILSFLICGVFVYFAFAKAEFSSTTPQKTSLVYLLDADSQTAQWATYDNHLSDWTKEKIGDDPQPADTGDAKTIDSKYNGRFTYIKEATAINLPPVESQITVDTTVNGLRTIKLLVRSDRQVDRWEVFCDPEFQFSKAVINGVVVPMDENGKPFTYRRGNRIISYYVSNQAPLVMELTFDATQSPEFDVYAASFDLLEQPVFGVSQRPEDTMPMPFVLNDAVVVQKHITTNPTPADE, encoded by the coding sequence CCGCCAGAGCACTGGCTCATGTCAAAGAACTTTCCAAAGCACCTCACTATGTAGGCAGCAAAGCCCACGAGGAAAACCGCATCTACATCAAGCGCCAGCTGGAAAAAATGGGGCTCAAAGTAGAGATCCAGACCGGTTTTACCATCGATGAGTACGGCAATCTAGCACGACCCAGCAATATCATATCTCGTATTCCTGGAACTGGAAACACCGGTGATGCCATTGCCTTGATGACGCATTATGACAGCGATCCGCACAGTTCTTTGGGTGCCAGTGATGCCGCCTCTGGAGTTGCGACCATTCTGGAAGGCATTCGCGCCTATCTCACAGATAAAAAACCCGTCAACGACATCATCATCATCATTACAGATGCTGAAGAGTTAGGCCTTAACGGTGCAGATTACTTTGTAAACAACCATCGCTATACAAAGGATATCAAAATGATCCTCAATTTTGAATCTCGTGGTAGCGGCGGTCCTAGCTATATGCTGGTAGAAACTAATGGAGGCAATCGCAAAATCATAGATGCCTTTAAAGCGGCTGATGTTGAATATCCGGTAACTAATTCACTCGCTTACAGCATCTACAAAAAACTACCCAACGATACAGATCTTACCGTCATGCGTGAAGATGGCGATATCAACGGTCTCAACTTTGCCTTTATAGGTGATCATATTGACTATCATACACAGTTGGACAATTATGAGAACCTGGACCGAAACACACTCGCTCACCAGGGCAGTTACCTCATGCCGCTGCTGGATTATTTTGCCGCCACAGACTTAAGCGATGGTTTCAAGACAAAGGTAGGCACAGATGATATTTATTTCCCATTGCCCGTTTTGGGAATGGTTAGTTTTCCCTTTTCATGGATGTCCATCCTGATCATCATCAGTGGGATTTTATTATTGGGCTTGATCATTTACGGCATTGCCAAAAAGCGCATTTCCTTAGGTCAAATGTTGGTTGGGTTTATACCGTTTTTGGGAAGTCTGGCTTTAAGTTATCTGGTACCGACCTACACCTGGCAAGCTATAAGGACCAGTCCTTTTTATGTAGAGCAATCCAGTGTTTTTCCCGCAACGGGATATTTATGGGTGGCAGCAACCGCATTTTTTGGAATCGCGGTCGCCTTTCTACTCTATCATTTCTTTTATAACAAGACACGAGTGGCCAGTCATAGCGTTGCGCCGCTGATATTATTATGGATTATCTGCCTACTACTGGCATTTCCCGTAGGTGATTCTGGGTTAGTGCCTGCGGCCTATTTGCCGGGCGCTGGATTCTTTATCATTCCGTTGATCTGTGGCTTGTTTTTGCTGTGGCTCAACATCTACCAAAAACGTCCCAGCTACCTCATTATGCTGCTACTCGCTATTCCAACGATCTTTATTTTCGTGCCTTTTGTGGTGGCATTTCCCGTGGCGCTGGGCATGAATATTCTTTTTGTCGCCGCTGTTTTGAGCGTTCTGGTATTTGGCCTGCTCGTTCCTATTTTGGGACATTACCGCAAGAAAAAGTTGCTGGCAATACTGTCATTTTTGATATGTGGTGTTTTTGTTTATTTCGCTTTCGCGAAAGCGGAATTCTCTTCAACCACTCCACAAAAAACCAGCTTGGTCTATCTTCTTGATGCAGATTCACAAACCGCGCAATGGGCTACTTATGACAATCATTTGAGCGACTGGACCAAGGAAAAAATAGGTGACGATCCACAACCGGCAGATACCGGCGATGCCAAAACCATTGATTCAAAATACAATGGCCGATTCACTTATATAAAAGAAGCCACAGCGATCAATCTGCCACCCGTAGAATCCCAAATCACGGTAGACACAACTGTCAACGGTTTGAGAACGATCAAACTTCTGGTACGTAGCGATCGCCAGGTAGATCGATGGGAAGTTTTTTGTGATCCTGAGTTTCAGTTTAGCAAGGCGGTCATCAATGGCGTCGTGGTTCCCATGGATGAGAATGGGAAGCCTTTTACCTATAGACGAGGCAACAGAATCATCTCCTACTATGTTTCTAATCAGGCACCGCTGGTTATGGAATTGACTTTTGACGCCACGCAATCTCCAGAATTTGATGTGTATGCCGCCAGTTTTGACTTGTTGGAGCAACCTGTTTTTGGAGTATCACAACGACCTGAAGATACCATGCCCATGCCCTTTGTATTAAATGATGCGGTAGTTGTTCAAAAACATATCACTACAAACCCAACGCCAGCTGATGAGTAA
- a CDS encoding NAD(P)H-binding protein, which translates to MSKIIGIMGCGWLGKPLAIRLLKQNFQVKGTTTRISKLEELRDAGIDPYVVDLGETYIDGGIEAFLEGLEVLVVNIPPGLRSNPQSDYAGRIRLLLRNIEAHSSLKKLIYVSTTSVFEDQAGIPIYDEAAKPNAQNSKGKKLIAAEKVIQKANATTTIIRPGGLIGDERHPIKMLAGRKNVSNPAAPVNMTDRDYLINVITSVIVGDLHAPIIHAISEPHESRESYYTKMADTFNVEAPTFEEGNSVGKKIVSTIV; encoded by the coding sequence ATGAGTAAGATTATAGGCATTATGGGCTGTGGCTGGTTGGGAAAACCTCTAGCGATCCGGCTCTTGAAACAGAATTTTCAGGTCAAAGGAACCACGACCCGTATTTCCAAACTAGAGGAACTACGAGACGCCGGCATCGATCCTTATGTAGTGGATCTGGGAGAAACCTATATCGATGGTGGCATTGAAGCTTTTTTGGAAGGCTTGGAAGTCTTGGTGGTGAACATTCCGCCGGGTTTGAGGTCCAATCCCCAAAGTGATTATGCCGGTAGGATTCGATTACTGCTTAGAAATATTGAAGCACACTCCAGCCTCAAAAAACTGATTTACGTTTCAACGACTTCAGTTTTTGAAGATCAAGCAGGTATTCCAATATATGATGAAGCTGCTAAACCTAACGCCCAAAATTCAAAAGGTAAAAAACTCATTGCCGCAGAAAAGGTGATTCAAAAAGCTAACGCCACTACAACTATCATAAGACCTGGCGGACTCATAGGCGATGAGCGCCATCCCATCAAGATGCTGGCTGGCAGAAAAAATGTATCCAACCCAGCTGCACCAGTTAACATGACTGATCGGGATTATTTGATCAATGTGATCACTAGCGTCATAGTAGGTGACCTACACGCACCTATAATTCACGCCATAAGTGAACCTCACGAGTCAAGAGAATCCTATTACACAAAAATGGCTGATACATTCAACGTGGAAGCACCTACTTTTGAAGAAGGTAATTCTGTTGGGAAGAAGATTGTTTCTACCATTGTGTAA
- a CDS encoding CYTH domain-containing protein, producing MQEIERKFLIENADFLKGLKGLKIVQGYLSSDPERNVRVRIKGDQGFLTIKGISNDSGTSRFEWEKEIDVQEAQQLLKLCLPGVIDKTRFEIPVGKHIFEVDVFDGENNGLIIVEVELQNEKELFEKPEWLGQEVTGDVRYYNSYLVSTPFTQW from the coding sequence ATGCAAGAAATAGAACGCAAATTCTTGATTGAGAACGCTGATTTCCTGAAGGGCCTAAAAGGCTTAAAAATCGTCCAAGGTTATTTAAGCAGTGATCCAGAACGAAATGTACGCGTGCGCATCAAAGGCGATCAAGGCTTTCTTACCATCAAAGGAATTTCAAATGATTCTGGTACCAGCAGGTTTGAATGGGAAAAAGAAATTGATGTTCAAGAGGCACAGCAGCTTCTAAAATTATGCTTGCCAGGCGTGATTGATAAAACCCGTTTTGAAATACCTGTAGGTAAACACATCTTTGAAGTGGACGTTTTTGATGGCGAAAACAACGGACTTATCATAGTAGAGGTAGAACTACAAAATGAAAAAGAGCTTTTTGAAAAACCGGAATGGCTAGGTCAAGAAGTCACAGGCGATGTACGGTATTATAATTCCTATCTAGTAAGTACTCCATTTACACAATGGTAG
- the rnhA gene encoding ribonuclease HI: MDQVHIYTDGSSRGNPGPGGYGIVMEQVGRNFKKEFAQGYRKTTNNRMELLAVIVALEKIKKPEIPITVFTDSKYVSDAVNKKWIDGWIRRKWKNVKNVDLWKRFIKAYNQAPAKFVWIKGHNDHPQNERCDQLAVYAATHPEKHLIDEGFEAGEKDLFKK; this comes from the coding sequence ATGGATCAGGTACATATATATACAGACGGTAGCTCACGCGGTAATCCAGGACCTGGCGGTTACGGCATTGTCATGGAACAGGTAGGACGCAATTTCAAAAAAGAATTTGCTCAAGGCTACCGTAAGACGACCAACAACCGGATGGAACTGCTGGCTGTGATTGTTGCCTTGGAAAAAATCAAAAAGCCAGAAATTCCCATCACTGTTTTCACAGATAGCAAGTATGTAAGTGACGCAGTCAATAAAAAGTGGATCGACGGCTGGATAAGACGCAAATGGAAGAACGTCAAGAACGTCGACCTCTGGAAACGATTTATAAAGGCTTATAATCAGGCTCCAGCCAAATTTGTCTGGATCAAGGGACACAACGACCATCCTCAAAACGAGCGTTGTGACCAACTCGCTGTTTATGCTGCCACGCATCCAGAAAAGCATCTCATTGATGAGGGTTTTGAGGCTGGCGAGAAAGATTTATTCAAAAAGTAA